DNA from Ovis aries strain OAR_USU_Benz2616 breed Rambouillet chromosome 15, ARS-UI_Ramb_v3.0, whole genome shotgun sequence:
GAAGCCTAGAGAAAAATGTTTCAAGGAGGGAGTCATCACCAGTGAAGTTATTGtacattcaaataaaatttagagAACTGACCACCAGTTTTGGCACAAAAGTGGTCTTTCATTGAGCAGATACATATTGAGTACCAACTTCACACTAGATACTGTTCAAGGGACTAGGGCTACACCTGTGAACAAAACAGGGGAAAATCCTTGTCCTCATGGGATTCACAATCTATGAGggagaaaagataaattataGTATGCTAGCTGATTCTGAGTACTTAAAAGAAAACGAAATaagctgtgcttagtcgttcagtcatgtctgactctttgtgaccccatggactgtagcccaccaggctcctctgtccatggggattctcaaggcaagaatactggagtgggttgccatgccctcctgcagaggatctttccaacccagggattgaacccaggtctcccacattgcaagtggattctttatcatctgagccaccacagaagcccaaaaatactggagtaagcagtctatcctttctccagcagaactTCCCCACCtaagaatcgaactggggtctcctgcattgcaggtggattctttaccagctgagctaccagggatgcccaagCAGGGCTTTTtcagtctcaaagagttgggcacgacttagtgactgaacaacagcaaagaataGCAGGAGAAAGAGCTCCAGGTGTGGAGGGCAGGGTTGCAATTTAAATAAGAGTAATCAGGCTCTAGACCCAGAGCCTGTCCATTATTCCATTAATAATGaatctttcctttgcttctgaaccTGACTTGGTCTTGTTCAACTGATATGAAGGACACTGGGACAAAAGACCTTGCTGAAGCCCTACTTGAAGATTCAGCCTTAGCAAATAGAATCTTTCCTATAGTGTTGGGAGAACTAGCCCTCCTAGTTGTCCATTGCTGGCAGTCAGAGGAGGACTGCACACAAGGAAGACCTTCAGAAGACAGCTGGGGAGCTGCACATGGGAAGGGCATCCCAGGAAGAGGATGCGGGAAGGACAGCAGCTCTGAGAATAGAGCTGGCAgggattaaagaaagaaataaaaataaagtaaaataacagCACAGAGGTGACTTGTGAAACCCTGAATGAGCAGAGGGAATGAGCGATGCAGGCGGCTGAAGGAAGAGCATTTAAAGAGGGAAAAACGCGTGTGAAAGTGCCTGGCAACTTTAAAGACTCAGAAGGAGGCCAGAGTGGCTGCGGCAGAGTAAGTGAGGAAGAGGGTGACTGAATGGGGCAAGAGGGGAGTGGAGCCTTCATTGTGAGACAGGAAGCCCGGGTTTCGGGCTGAGGAGCACTTCAACTTCACAGCTGCTTCCATATTGAGCAGATGCTGTTGGGGCCGGGAAGAGGTGGGGAGCAAAGTCAAAAGCAAGGAAATTAGTTAGGAGGCAATTGCTGTAATTTagcagtgggtaaagaatctgtttgcaatgcaggagacataggagacacgggttcgatccctgggtagggaagatcccctggagaaggaaacggcaatgcactccagtattcttgcctggaagattccatggacagaggagcctagtgggttatagcccatagggtcacaaagaatcggatgtaactgagagactaagcatacAGGTGAGGAATAGTGGGGCTTGGGCCAGGAGGTATGAATAAGTGAATGCAGTGAGAAGTGTAGAGACTGTTCACAAGGTAAAGCTGATGGGATTTGCTGATAGCTggatgaaggcaatggcaacccactccagtactcttgcctggaaaatcccatggacagaggagcctggtaggctgcagtccatggggttgctaagagtcagacatgactgacttcactttcacttttcactttcatgcattggagaaggaaatggcaacccactccagtgttcttgcctggagaatcccagggacggaagagcctggtgggctgccgtctatggggtcgcacagagtcggacacgactgaaacgacttagcaagcCTGCAAATAAACTCAAGCAGGATGCTGCAATTATCTGCCTGAGTTACTGGCAGGATGGAGTTACCGTTGAGTTGGGGAGACACCAGGAAATTCTGGTTTTGGAACTGGGAGATCTACTGCTTGGAGGAAGAGGCTGGCCTTAGCGGAGGCACAGACAGTTCATCGCAAGTACGTGCAGGCAGGGGGAAGCAAGATCTCTCCTGgtagtttctaatttttttttcttccggTGAAATAACAATCAAGGTCATCAACCAAGAAAGAATATGCAGGGAGGTGTTTCAAGTGTGAAGAGAGAAGCAGTTGTCAAGGGGAGGAAGGGAATGAAGAGACAGACCActgtaataaatttaaaattcataggCAGTATTAAGGGCCCACTTGACCTCGGCAGAGTTTTCTTCAGCCACATAAAGGTGCTCAAGTATGGGTCTGGAGTCAGAAGAGAGCTGGAATGACTGTGATTGATGGATTGAAGAGTACAGTGGAACAGGAGGGGAAGGACATTGAGTGTTCAAGGAATTCACTCCCTGCAATGCTTGGGTAAGAGCGGAAGTGAAAACAGTCACTGAGAGCTTCAGGGGAAATTGTGTCCCCAGGGGAGAGAGACAGGTTTCACTTAGAGCAAAACAAGCAAACGAAGCTTTCGAAAGGATGAGTATTGGGGGGATTTCTTACTCTTGCTAAATAAAGCTGTTTCAGTGGCTGTGGTGCAACTGGATTGGAGTGGGTGGGTCAAGGAGcaagtgagaaaacagaagttgACAGAAAAGTGGATAATGCTTTCAAAAAGCTCTGTTGGAAAGGTGCTGtgagtgtgcttagttgctcagtcatgacccaactctttgagaccccatggactgcagcccaccaggctcctttgtccttaaggattcttcaggcaagaatactgtagtaggtagcctatcccttctccagggtatcttcccaacccaggaatcgaactggagtctcacgcattgcaggcggattctttaccagctgagctaccagtaaAGGTGCCGGAGTTAGCCAAATGATTGAAGGCAAAGTTTGTGTGTTTGAGATGAAAGCTATCACAGTGTACTTTTATACCAAGGAAAGAAGGTAAAAATTAACAACGCAAGAAATAAATGGAGTAAAATGTGGGGATCTTTACAGCGGCAAAGCCCTTGAGGTCAGCAGGTGCTGGGATCCAAGGCATAAGTGGAAGAACTGACCTTAGAATTCAGTAAAGTGACAAAGAGGTAGGAGGTAGGAAGGCTGGCAGAAATGTGAAATGGGGAGATTAGTTAGCTCTTTCAATCTATTTATCTCTAAAAGTCTTGGGAGGTTATCATCTGAGAGGTAATGTGGGAAGGTTGGGTATTTGATGTCAGATAAGTAACGCTATGAGAAACAGTCacgagagagagaaagtgaactTAACTAGGGAATTACAGGGCATCTCAGGTGGTTTAGCAgtaaaagtatctgcctgcaatgcaggagacacaggagaggagggttcgatccctggagtaggaaatggcaaccggctccagtagtcttgcctgggaaatcccacggaaagaggagtctgacgggctactgtccatggggtcgcgaaagagttgaatacgactcagcaactaaactaGCACCAGGGAATTAAAGGTTTGTTTGGCAGCAACAAGTGCCCACCTGAGAGGTGTGGTCAAAAATCTGCAGTGAGATCAGTCAACATACTTGTGCACATCTTCCCATCAGGCCTTGCTGCTTGGGTACAGGTGCCAAGAGAAAGTGGGTCTCAAAGACCGAGGGCTGACAGGTAGGACAGAGGGGACAAGACAAACAGGTTAGGATGTTTCCAATAATGTGGTGCAAAACGCCATCATCTATGCTTCATAAGGAAGGAAGCAAGGGTAAGAAAGGAGTCATGGACAATGATAAATGGTAGGGGAAAGGGACTGGAAGTCTAGATGAGGCTACAGACTTGCTGGAGAGAAAGAACTGGGGTAAATGAATTCAAATGGTTGAAGATGATCAACTGAGGGgctggaggatgagatgatgatTTTGGAGATGGTGCATTATTTTCTCTCCCAGTTCAATAATCGTATTAACCAAATAAAACCTTATGATCAAGGTGCTGCTGCTTTTGGCTACattaaaaaaagcattttctgATTACATCTCTGTGTTGGTCATGGTTTATTTCATCAGGAGAGTTTGAGTATACTTGATTTTAACTTTACAACTGATCCCACTATAACATGACTGCTCTACCTCACAATATAGGGAAATCTGTACAGCATAAAGAGGAAATCTATAAAATTGACTTGACATTAGCATTGAGTATCACATCTGGTCTTAACTTTTCAAGCAAATTTATGTTAccaatattaaaataagaaaatgctcaTTCTATAATTTAGTAGAAATTTTCCAATGGGTTCTATTATCACCAACAACTTTGAAGAGTAATAGGAATTTTCTGGGagtatatacaaaaaaagattaaTTCAAAGGGAAATATGTTGCCATTAGGGGtttagaaataaacataaaaaacatTCATGGGATTCTTGTGTGGTTCAGATTCCTTGCTTCCACTCTAGAAGCGAGGATTCGAtccatggatttgatccctgaactAGGACCCCATATGCAGgagagcacagccaaaaaacccaaaacacattcattataaaatttttattccaTTGCATTGTCATTTAAGATTATAAGAATATAAGCAAATATCACCCAGTGTCAGAAGATCTGCATTGTTTAGTGACAAATCAATATCTTCATGGACATTTTCAATTCATTTCAAAAAGGTCATGTCATTTATGTAATAATTAAGATAAGCTTTATCTctctatggctcagatggtaaagcgtctgtctaccatgcgggagacgtgggttcagtccctgggttgggaagatcccctggagaaggaaatggcaatccactccagtactattgcctggaaaatcccatggacagaggagcttggtaggctacagtccatgggttcgcaaagagtcggacacaactgagcgacttcactttcctttttccttcatctCTCTATATAGTAAATTTCCATTTACTTATACAATTCCATTTTCTCCAGTGGGAAGCTGTGCTGGGTCCAGCCCTACTTGCTTCATTGATACAGCAACATCAAACAAATAGTCATAACACTCacacctgtttaaaaaaataaaaagcaaaaagcattAAAAGTGTTTAGTCAGAGTTCTCCACTTCTAATAATCACATTTTTCCTCTGCATCAAATGAACCCTGTTCCTAGTAATTTCCCCCCCCTCAATTCTATGCAAAGCGTTTCTTATTTTGTctctaaaattattaaaaaaaggaatcatACCATATCATGCCACCATACCATACACTTCTCAGGAAataaaagagtttaaaatatacTACTTacctaaatttaaattttttattatgtgccatttttgtaaataaatgtagCAAATCATCCTAGCCCTCAACTGAGAGAACAAGAGCTGTTGCTCCTTCTTTATATCAAAGGGCACAGTAACTTGCCAAAGAACAGCTGAcctgaaaattatttcttaaccaaagaatatataatacaaataaaatgtctagaaataataatgataaaccGTGAAATTGGTTTAAATTCAGATTAAACCAATTTGACCAGTGACACACCAAAAAAAATCATACCAGTAAAAGAAGACCTGAAAGCTAATGCAGTCCGGTCTACTCTTTTACAGGAGCAGAGCCAGGGGTAGTCCTCCAACTAAAGGGTGACTGGCCCTGACATTCCTTGGTTTACACTTACATGGTTTTAGCCTTCTCCCACGTCTCTCCCCAGACGTAGACTCCATGCCGTCTGACTAGCACTGCGCAGGAGTCTGGGTAATCATTCATTGCCCGAGCCATGCGCTCTTTGAGGTCTTTCTCCTCAGGTGTGTTCTCAATAATAGGTACTACTAACATATCATCGTATCTGTAAGACAAAACATGCTCCTTTTTAAAACAAACGTATTCATATATAAAACTGATCACTATTTCAAATAATAAGCTAGACATTCTCTTTGTATCTGAGAAGCCACTCCAAATTATGAACAAGATGTTGCATGTCAGTCTGTGTATCCTGCATGAACAACTATATCAAAAGACGCCTTGGGAATCTGGCAGGCATTGTTCTAATCCTAAGTAGAAGTGGCAGAAATTTGTACAGGACACCAAAACCTAACAAAGAAATAATCAAGATCATACAAGTATTTCCATGAAGCATAGAGAATCATAGTGTTTTGAACACAGGAAGGATTAACAACTGAACTACTTAAAGCAGGAATTTCCCAACAGTTCGAAACCATTTTATTCTCTCTCTGCAGGACCTGAAAGTGTCTTGGATAGGCAAATAAATACACGTGTGGTTTATGGTCCTGGGATAGCAAAAACCTTTTGAGTGAACCATTAAGGGTATGATAACATTTTTAGAACGTTCTCAAATCTGTGATGTTAGAacttatttttaccttatttttactAAGTACATGTgatgaaatcaaaatatgcatttttcattttttgtttctgtaataATACTCAAGAAATAATTTGTCACTGGTAAAGTTACCACTATTTCTGAGGTCATTTACAACCAATCAAAACTCAGACATATTTTCCTTGTAACATGAACTTCTCTTGCCTTGTTAGTGTATCATCTGCTTTTTCACCTCCTCTGTAATGGCTACAGTTAACCAAAATAAGTTCTATCAATAAACTATCAGAAATTACTACTTTAGGGAAGGTACAGAATAAATAGCAGTCATGTGATAAAGAACTTGGCCAATCATTACCATTAACAGAATGAGGTTGCCCATTATTTCACTTAAGTAAAACAGAGGTAATTATAAAATATCCTTAAACATGGAAGGAAAAATTGCTAGTCCCAAGTCTTTCCTAGTATTGGCCATGAAAACCACAAACTTATATTTTCCTCTACCATACACCAAACAGTCAGAAATAGCTCCAGGTGCAAAATAATTCCACAGTAAAAGACGACCTGAAAGCTAATCCAGTCTGATCTCCTCCTTTTACAGGAGCAGAGCCAGGGGTAGTCCTCCAACTAAACAGTGTTCTTTTCACCCTTCCACAGGCATTCGCCTTCAAAAGGGAGGACAGTTACATTTAACATGGTTACCTCATCAATAAGAATTAGGCATTTGAAAGTTATCGTTATTTTTAAGatgcacttaaaattttttaaaagtagagtaGAAAATGTAAAAACTCCGTCCTTTTTCCGACTTCATCCACCTTTTTTTGCCCCTTCTTTTGACTGGATACTTAGGATTCTACCCAAAACCTGATTAAGTACCACTGCCCAGGAGCTGCGATAATGACCCTGTTACTGATTTCCCAGCCAGCCAGGCTCAAACAGAATTGCAAAAACATCTCAAAAAACTTTGTACTCTTTAAGTTCTGAAACATTcaacataatatataaaaagtatatacaCTGTGATGCATAACAAATGGCATCTCTGCATTTGCGTCATTCTTTTCTCCACAAATTCCAAAGACTTTCTGCTGGGCTTTGCTCCTAAACCTACCGTTTCACATGTTCTTCTgacctatttttatttcttcactgaagCAATCAAATGCCGATGAAATTGGTAACACACAAATGCCTCTCCTTCAAGACCCAGACGTGGAAAAGGCAGTACGCGGCTATGCTTTACTATGtacactttcataatttaaatatttaacttctGTAAGCAGGTGTTTCCCAGTGCTGAGGAATGCTTTAGGCACAcaataaatattaactaaaatCAAGTCAAATGAACTTGTCAGCACACTAGTTTAAACACGTACTGTCTATTACGTGCAGTAACAGTAACATACTGGCGTAAGAACACTTTAGTGAAACTGGCACCCTTTTCTTCTCAACAAGCCAAAGTGGATTCAGCCCCTTTAGGAAATTAAGAAGGGTGAAGGTTCAGGAACAAGAATGCCCAAACATTTAGATGAAATGCTGAGCCTGCCCCTGAGTCCCAGGAACATATTTCTTTGTGTCACTATATTCTAGATTGATGAATAATGGCCCCATTTTTGTGGGCTGGTAGATTTAGTTGATTTTGTCTAAAGGGCCTCTGTTCTATATTATCTATGCCCCTTTCCACACtgaaaaatataagcatatagAGATctacattaaaataattataaaatttttttaactgaaaattttaCAGAAATACTACATGAAATCCAAACGAAGCATAAAACTTTGGTCAGAGCTGAAACTTTCTGAAGACAAAGTCAAGGTGAGGAGCGCTTACTCTCGGGTTGTTTCAATAGAGGAACACAGTCTTTCCATCTCTACAGAAATCTCAGCCCAGTCCTTTTCTTTTTACTCCAACAAACATTTTGTTATTCACGTTGGCAATGATTTCCCAAGGCTGGGTTGGgaatggggagaagggaaggaaggcatCTAATTGGTGTCACTGAGAATAGATCTGGAAGTATAATATTAAGTAGGGTAATAACAtcatattaaatacataaaaatatcagGATCCCATTTATCACAAGAAGGAGAAATACTGTTCAAATTATTtaagcaccaaaaaaaaagaggtgggggTGCAGAAATACCTGTAATACCCTCCCGAGGTAcatttctttattcctttgaTCATCTCTTGATGTGTAACTTTAAACTCCTTTCCTGGGAAGACAAGGGTGGCCATGACAGCGGCTTTAGAATGGGTATGGATCACAGCGCCTGCGtctggggggcggtggggggaagAATACAGTCACATGCTCAGCGAGAAGTAAATTACgctttttaaagagtttatatatacatatatatacacacacacatatacagacatacacacacatatatttttatatggttATGGACTTGTTTTTTTTGGCATCGAATAATAAGTTGGCAGTGGgtaggagaggaggaagggaggtaggaaagagaagagtcagaaagaaaaaagaagaaacattaaacTTTATCCAGCAAGTGGACAATGTGCGCAATACTTCATACATGCTCAAAAACATGTTTTAGATGGTCTAAAGTACAGCTGTTATAATAATAGAGATCATTATCACAATACTATGACCACTCAATTAGGGATTCCTATGTCTCCTTTAAAGATGTTTTCTCTTTATATCATCACAACCACCATCTCTCCCATTTAACGGTCAAGGCTCAGAGATTGTTAAATAACTTATTCACAGTTATTTAACTACACTGTCCAACTCTAACAGTAGTTGAAAacttgggatttgaacccaggtcagtCTGACCCTTGATCAAGATAGGCTTTATAGTGTAGGCCACATCTTGGTGACATAAGGAATGATTAGGATTTTAAGATATAGATGCAATGGGTTTACCTAAAAAAGAATTTGTATACTATTAAAACTCAGTAATGGCTAtttttgcaactggaagtttaTTTAGCTTTTTTTACTAGGAAAGATTCTTCAGGCTGGCAGAATCTGCTGTTGAAGTTTCATCCTGTCAATAGTAGCTGGTAATGTCCGGGAACAGAACATAGCATGATTATTCACTGTGTACTGATTTCATTCAGGGGCTATACTAAAGCATGGTCTTTATGACTTCATTGCAATGGCTAAGTCAGTACTTGAGTtatactttcttatttttacattGTCCTTTAGGTTCAATCTTTCTAGGTTAGTTTTCTACCACAATTTCTGGGAATtagtaataaaatgtttattagtaataaaatgtcatatagtaaatttttcaaaaaagagagGACCACTCCCACTGAAGTGAAGAAAAGACCATGATTTTCCCTCCTTTGTAGTTTGATTAATTTCTACTACAAATTTGCAGAGGTATAGCTCTAAACCAAGAGTAGGAATTGGATTGTATATATAATAGTTAGTTGGTTAATCTGACAATCTAGTGGAGTCATACTCATCTAGATTGTAATTCTGGCCCCCCCAATACTCACTAGCTGTTTATTTTGGGAAAACCTTCCCACAGCCTCTGTCctttcatgtataaaatgaagTATTAATGGACCTTCCACAGAGACGATGTGAGGACTAAATCAGTGAACAAGTTTATAATTCTTGCACATAGCAGGTATTTAAGAAATTTGAATTACAACAATAATTGCCATTATTTAGGGGGGagttttattgtttagtcactgagtcatgtctgactcttttacagtcccatggactatagcctgccaggactatagtccatgggattttccagggaagaatactggagtgggttgccatttccctctccaggggatcttccctacccatggattgaacttgtatctcctgcataagcaggaggattctttatcactgagccaaacAGGAGAGCCCATTTAGGGGAGCCTACTCTGCAAATATTCGTTATGTTGAGCACATTTTCTACCGACCTCTCATTGTGTAAGCATTCATGAAGAGAGGAGTACACTGGCTTTTCTTAAGATTCTTAGATGGTGGAGGTCCGCTTATGTCCTTTTCATTGATGTCACAAACAAACATGTCTTCAGGCTatttagagaaggaaaaagaaaaggttcaTAAATATTAATGAGAAATGTCTTCTTTCTTGTTTGTCTATAGGATATATATACAGTGTTAATatatgtgtgctgctgctgctgctaagtcgcttcagtcatgtctgactctgtgcgacctcaaagacggcagcccaccaggctccccaatccttgggattctccaggcaagaacactggagtgggttgctactgccttctccaaggcatgaaagtgaaaagtgaaagtgaagtcgcccagtcgtgtccgactctttgcgaccccatggactgcagcctaccaggctcctccgtccataggattttccaggcaagagtactggagtggggtgccactgccttctctgtaatATATGTGtaactcattttaaatatttatatagtttctcactcaaaaatatataaccattttgagaaataaaaaaatgttttctactaACCAAAATAATctcaagagttaaaaaaaatccacctttagaatttaaaggaaaaaattgatATGGAAAATTTAATATGCAAGTATAAGGTTATTTAATTTCTCAGTTTTGCCATGTAATTTCACAACTATATTTCAGAGAGACTATATAATCACTATTTTAGGATGGGTattataattttttcatatttcataatataagaggaaaaacagagaataaaattttcttattcCTTGAGAATCTTACCTGGTACTCAGAAATGCTAATCTCGACGAGgcacattattttttaagtttgaaagaaTTATGTAGATCTACAGGTTTTTCCTACCAATACATGCATATTTCTGACTTATAACTTTCACTTGCCAGGGTTTATTGTAAACTACCATATAAATTCTTTATTAATGAAGCATTATGCCTTAGAGAGAATTAAGTATTACGTACTTAACTCTATTCTGGGTATTATTCTAGCGTTAATACAGAAGGGGTCCTCTCAAAATTTTGAAACAAAGTTTTATCACTTTGGAAGACCTTTGCCATTATTAAATATGAGTCAATTTGGTCCATTTGGTCCAACCTGATTAACCTATTAGCCGATAAAGATGGTGTTATAATGCTGCAGTTATAATCATCTTTTATTATGATTTAAGACTGTACTATTCACTTTTGCCCTGTAGAGGCGGAAAGAAAGTTTAGAACACCTGGTGATATGCAGGATCATTACCACCTTAAAAAAATTTAGTAgttacttaataaatgtttgttgattaGTTATTTAAATTATGACAATATAATTTCCCTTTAAAACtaacatttcttttaatattaattctATTTCACAAAACGATAATCAGGTAGAGAAGAGCAGACATTTAGGTTTAAGAAGGATCCCTTTATCATACCTGAATCCGTTCCTTTTGCACTCCTGAAGGAGCAATGTAGATTTCATTGCTGGTGATACAAAATATAGAAATTGGTATTTATTTAACTCTATTGTTCTGcttttgcaaaaaagaaaagtgtatccttgcagtccaatcaTTAATCATCTTTATAAATCTAGTCATAcaaatagcagctttattcaatTAATGGAATAGGTTGTATAGAAAGAACAGCAAGAAAGAACAGCAAGCTACTTTAATGTCTTTATAATGCTGGTGACACAGTAAAATGTTGATAGTTGCTTCTGTCTTCTACATTTTCATATaaagttctttatttctttttatggtgCAAACTTAATGGTAACCAGACTTTCATCTAGTCAGGATAAATACAAATCTGAAAACACAAGTCCTTAGCATCTTTAAGCGTCAAAAAGCAGAGTTGATCTTGCTAGACATGGAACACAGTAATTCTAAAATCCAATCAGAGGAAAATATGCTCACTCAAAGTCTTGCAAGGAATCGGGTTTCATTTTGTTGTCTGAAATGCTCTTATTACAAAACATGAAGTTCAGAGACCTCTGCTGGAGGGCTGGTTAAATTACAGCTTTAACTCTGGGCTACTTTTTTGGGTGGAACATTATGCTT
Protein-coding regions in this window:
- the APIP gene encoding methylthioribulose-1-phosphate dehydratase; protein product: MSAPPPGCPQSRLILVRASLSWPRGSARNARAVRSCQVRVLLVPAMSGSHAPEGDCCSRQCRAQDKEHPRYLIPELCKQFYHLGWVTGTGGGISLKHGNEIYIAPSGVQKERIQPEDMFVCDINEKDISGPPPSKNLKKSQCTPLFMNAYTMRDAGAVIHTHSKAAVMATLVFPGKEFKVTHQEMIKGIKKCTSGGYYRYDDMLVVPIIENTPEEKDLKERMARAMNDYPDSCAVLVRRHGVYVWGETWEKAKTMCECYDYLFDVAVSMKQVGLDPAQLPTGENGIV